In Pochonia chlamydosporia 170 chromosome 3, whole genome shotgun sequence, the following are encoded in one genomic region:
- a CDS encoding glutathione S-transferase (similar to Metarhizium acridum CQMa 102 XP_007813335.1), protein MSAGQITLFDLPSKEPCSTWSLNPWKTRMLFNFKGIDYRTEWTEYPDIKPKFQPHLPPNETGTPYTIPTVKLPDNTWIMDSRKIVDHIEKSHPEPSMHLESPYLAKLEDLLPNVFQYMRAICYARVPVNLLNEVSIDYWYTTRAERIGMSVQDFEKNHGGETAYSSAEPHLQQVTALLRENSDGPFFMGKTVSYADFVWVSALVFFKRVDETVYQEVLKRTGDESIHIKLVEACQPWLKRHDH, encoded by the exons ATGTCGGCCGGACAAATTACGTTGTTTGACCTGCCCAGCAAGGAGCCATGCTCAACCTGGTCGCTGAATCCATGGAAAA CTCGAATgctcttcaacttcaaaggCATCGACTACAGAACAGAATGG ACTGAGTACCCAGACATCAAACCCAAGTTCCAGCCTCA CCTCCCTCCCAATGAAACCGGCACTCCATACACCATTCCCACCGTCAAGCTCCCAGACAACACCTGGATCATGGACTCCCGCAAAATCGTCGATCACATTGAGAAGTCACACCCCGAGCCCTCTATGCATCTTGAATCTCCGTACCTCGCCAAATTAGAAGACCTTCTCCCCAACGTCTTTCAATACATGCGTGCGATTTGCTACGCCCGCGTCCCAGTCAATTTACTCAACGAAGTCAGCATCGACTACTGGTACACAACTCGCGCCGAAAGGATCGGCATGTCCGTTCAGGACTTTGAAAAGAATCACGGAGGGGAAACTGCATATTCTAGCGCGGAGCCGCACCTCCAACAAGTAACCGCTCTTTTGAGGGAGAATAGCGATGGGCCCTTCTTTATGGGTAAGACGGTGTCGTATGCTGACTTTGTTTGGGTTTCTGCATTGGTTTTCTTTAAGAGGGTAGATGAGACAGTTTACCAGGAGGTTTTAAAGAGAACTGGAGATGAGAGCATTCACATTAAGCTCGTGGAAGCTTGTCAGCCATGGTTGAAGCGCCACGACCATTGA
- a CDS encoding dynamin family protein (similar to Aspergillus clavatus NRRL 1 XP_001273321.1), with the protein MGFVELQSKDHRDLLDIIDNLRSIGISSYVDLPEIIVCGDQSAGKSSVLEAISGMSFPTKDNLCTRFATELVLRRQDTVAVKVSINPGPDRSADEKDRLSSFAAEMDLDSPDIGSVVETAKDAMGLSDTKVFSTDILRVELCGPTQPHLTMVDLPGLFRAGNRDQSVKDAKIVSKMVRGYVKRPRSIILAVVSAKSDFALQEITELARELDPDGIRTLGLITKPDALDAGSDSEAAYVRLAKNKDVAFRLGWHVLKNRDYKMRDASSSERDEAEAKFFSQGVWATLDPNHLGVESLKPRLSNVLKDQILHQLPSLLEDVDYEVEACRARLERLGTPRSSLLEQRRYLMQVSREFTTLMKAAVDGEYGNRFFGSAKSEDGYKKRLRARIQNSLSDFERDMRLNGQSQRIVDDSNGERVALSGNSTVRRSEYLGEVIDLMKRSRARELPGTFNPLIVSELFAAQCQPWQTIAKDAEEEILGIVYEVAQSVVDYVAVDETTRGIFYLISKGIDALKSDLGVKCKELLKPHMEGHPITYNHYLTDTVQKRQSERRRHTLEKQFKELVGPHNFENEIQIGIFPSSFFQSLESHTEVDMERFAGELAIDYTLAYYQVALKKFIDDVAVLAVEQCLVLHLPDLFHSEVILDLKDEEVSQLVGESEATSTERARCREKLVVLEAGKSELRRLDTHRSLNIVSQSAQSDTRSDSYEASSRPSSEERLSPARSSRSSIRVFEPELDAPSPAAAKVTSPDADTTPAAKDEDVHCFNVPEEVFSGFNALSAEKDENDAWGSRGTKSKKKKREARASIWNWNV; encoded by the exons ATGGGCTTCGTGGAGCTTCAATCCAAAGATCATCGCGATCTGTTGGACATCATTGACAACCTTCGCTCTATTGGCATCAGCAGCTATGTCGATCTTCCGGAAATCATCGTGTGCGGAGACCAATCCGCAGGCAAAAGTTCTGTTCTCGAAGCCATCTCTGGTATGTCATTTCCAACGAAAGATAACCTTTGTACCCGATTTGCGACAGAACTGGTTCTGCGCCGACAGGATACAGTTGCCGTCAAGGTGTCCATCAATCCCGGCCCGGATCGATCTGCCGACGAAAAAGACCGATTGAGCAGCTTTGCTGCAGAAATGGACCTCGACTCACCCGACATTGGAAGCGTTGTTGAAACGGCCAAAGATGCAATGGGTTTGTCTGATACAAAGGTATTTAGCACCGACATCTTGCGTGTCGAGCTTTGCGGACCAACACAACCACACCTCACCATGGTTGATCTGCCTGGCCTATTTCGGGCTGGAAATCGGGACCAGTCAGTGAAAGATGCCAAAATTGTCAGCAAGATGGTTCGGGGCTATGTGAAAAGGCCGCGAAGTATAATTCTAGCCGTTGTCTCAGCGAAGAGCGATTTTGCATTGCAAGAAATCACGGAACTAGCTCGTGAACTCGACCCTGACGGAATCCGCACGCTTGGCCTGATAACTAAGCCAGATGCTCTCGATGCGGGTTCCGATAGCGAGGCAGCGTATGTACGGCTCGCGAAAAACAAGGACGTGGCTTTCCGTCTTGGCTGGCATGTCCTCAAGAACAGGGATTACAAAATGCGcgatgcatcatcatcagagcGAGATGAGGCTGAGGCGAAATTCTTTTCTCAGGGAGTTTGGGCAACTCTGGATCCTAAtcatcttggtgttgagtcgCTGAAACCCAGGCTAAGCAACGTTCTCAAAGATCAAATCTtgcaccagcttccaagccttcttgaagatgttgattatgaagttgaagcttgCAGGGCAAGATTAGAACGACTGGGAACTCCGCGCAGCTCGCTGTTGGAGCAACGCAGATACCTTATGCAAGTCAGCCGAGAGTTCACCACCCTTATGAAAGCCGCTGTGGATGGTGAATACGGCAACAGGTTCTTCGGCAGCGCCAAGTCTGAAGATGGGTACAAGAAACGCCTAAGAGCTCGCATCCAAAACTCTCTCTCTGATTTTGAGAGAGATATGAGACTGAATGGACAAAGCCAGCGTATCGTTGATGACTCCAACGGCGAAAGAGTTGCCCTCTCTGGAAACAGTACTGTGCGGCGATCGGAATACCTCGGCGAGGTCATCGATCTCATGAAACGGAGTAGAGCTCGCGAACTTCCCGGGACGTTTAATCCTCTGATCGTCAGCGAGCTTTTCGCCGCACAatgccagccttggcagaCTATCGCAAAGGATGCGGAAGAAGAAATCTTGGGGATAGTTTATGAGGTTGCCCAGTCTGTCGTTGACTATGTGGCCGTCGATGAAACCACCAGGGGAATATTCTATCTCATCAGCAAGGGCATTGACGCACTGAAGAGCGATCTCGGCGTCAAGTGCAAAGAGCTTCTGAAACCACATATGGAGGGTCATCCCATCACCTACAACCACTACTTGACCGACACGGTGCAGAAAAGGCAGTCTGAAAGAAGACGCCACACCTTGGAGAAGCAGTTCAAGGAACTTGTGGGGCCCCATAACTTCGAGAACGAAATACAGATAGGTATCTTTCCGTCGAGTTTCTTCCAATCGCTTGAGAGCCACACCGAGGTTGATATGGAACGATTTGCTGGCGAGTTGGCAATCGACTACACACTTGCGTATTACCAG GTGGCTCTCAAGAAATTCATCGATGACGTCGCAGTACTTGCAGTCGAGCAATGTCTCGTATTACATCTTCCCGATTTATTCCATTCCGAAGTAATTTTGGATCTGAAAGACGAAGAGGTATCTCAGTTAGTGGGAGAAAGTGAAGCAACTTCCACGGAGCGAGCCAGGTGCCGGGAAAAGCTCGTCGTTCTGGAGGCTGGTAAAAGTGAACTTAGGCGCCTGGACACTCATCGGTCTCTGAACATTG TTTCTCAATCGGCACAATCGGACACCCGAAGTGACAGTTACGAAGCTAGCTCTAGACCATCGAGTGAGGAACGTCTGTCCCCCGCCAGATCTTCTCGTTCATCCATTCGTGTCTTTGAGCCTGAGTTA GATGCTCCGTCTCCCGCTGCTGCTAAGGTGACGTCCCCGGACGCAGACACGACGCCAGCCGCcaaggatgaggatgttCATTGTTTCAATGTCCCTGAGGAAGTGTTCTCAGGCTTCAACGCCTTGTCAGCTGAGAAGGATGAAAATGACGCCTGGGGATCCCGGGGcacgaagagcaagaagaaaaagagggAGGCCAGGGCGTCAATATGGAACTGGAATGTCTAG
- a CDS encoding aminotransferase class IV domain-containing protein, which yields MSANLPSDFFIFTSIRFEPNLTEDDVNLPYYLLPFHLLRLRDAAAEFQLVHVQQLLQDDEAGIQLLKTAVDDAVTDRTQSWRVNVKIHPDCKISTMTTQLKPLSHEIVKLPSGRTADDLVQFLQGEREARNLPIWDVLVDTVATPRSRFTGHKTSVRGMYNEARDRAGLVSYEEPRETLLWNEEGQVTEGSITTVYVWRGRNGTENGYLATPPLSTGCNASSTRRYALSKGLCVEEAVDVSELAEGEEVWLSHASDGFFPGKIRRSRVSKE from the coding sequence ATGAGTGCAAATCTCCCATCCGACTTTTTCATATTTACTTCTATTCGCTTTGAGCCAAATCTCACAGAGGACGATGTAAACCTCCCATACTACCTCTTACCGTTTCACTTGCTCCGTCTTCGCGACGCCGCTGCAGAATTCCAGCTTGTCCATGTTCAACAGCTACTACAAGACGACGAAGCTGGTATTCAACTCCTCAAAACTGCCGTGGATGACGCCGTTACAGATCGCACACAGTCATGGCGTGTGAATGTCAAAATACACCCCGACTGCAAAATATCTACCATGACAACACAGTTGAAACCGTTATCGCACGAAATTGTCAAGTTACCCAGTGGACGGACTGCGGACGACCTCGTCCAATTTCTTCAGGGTGAACGCGAGGCTCGCAATCTCCCCATTTGGGATGTCCTGGTCGACACCGTTGCAACGCCAAGATCAAGGTTTACGGGTCACAAGACCTCCGTTAGAGGCATGTATAATGAGGCTAGAGACAGGGCCGGGCTTGTGTCTTACGAGGAACCCAGGGAGACGCTGCTCTGGAACGAGGAAGGCCAAGTGACGGAGGGAAGCATCACGACTGTGTATGTCTGGCGAGGGAGGAATGGTACTGAAAATGGTTATCTGGCTACTCCGCCACTGAGTACAGGATGTAACGCCAGTTCAACGAGGCGCTATGCTCTAAGTAAAGGGCtatgtgttgaagaagcagtcGATGTGTCCGAGTTAGCTGAGGGAGAAGAGGTGTGGCTTAGCCATGCCAGTGACGGCTTCTTCCCAGGCAAAATTCGAAGGTCAAGGGTGAGCAAAGAATGA
- a CDS encoding triacylglycerol lipase (similar to Beauveria bassiana ARSEF 2860 XP_008595751.1): MYATLLAALRSKAELQRAENSTSAITLLSQRPEPLAVLITDEALTLGASISVWESVLAYVRGGGTAIVMGHFPSFARLNNVEPFFSRAGLPWGAGSYHRTTLALNQSAVGVANAQKLPQKYSQKAVFVKNVAPEDMWYNTDNDSVVESLVFAPTSAKVVGVTAVALANIGEGKLGYVGDVNAEEGSNAVVLAMCGLL; the protein is encoded by the coding sequence ATGTACGCCACTCTTCTGGCGGCCCTCAGGTCAAAAGCTGAGCTTCAGCGGGCTGAAAACTCCACGTCAGCAATTACGCTTTTGTCACAGCGACCAGAGCCTTTGGCCGTACTAATTACAGACGAAGCCTTGACTCTCGGGGCTAGTATTTCTGTTTGGGAATCGGTTCTCGCATATGTCCGCGGCGGAGGCACAGCAATCGTCATGGGCCACTTCCCCTCCTTCGCACGGCTGAACAACGTAGAGCCATTTTTCTCTCGAGCAGGTCTGCCGTGGGGAGCTGGATCTTACCACAGGACGACGTTGGCATTGAACCAATCTGCGGTTGGTGTGGCCAACGCCCAGAAGCTACCACAAAAGTACAGCCAGAAGGCCGTGTTTGTGAAGAACGTCGCACCAGAGGATATGTGGTACAATACCGACAATGACTCGGTGGTTGAgtctttggtctttgctCCAACAAGCGCAAAAGTGGTTGGAGTAACTGCCGTGGCATTGGCCAATATCGGCGAAGGAAAGCTGGGCTATGTCGGTGACGTAAATGCAGAGGAAGGGTCGAATGCGGTCGTCCTTGCCATGTGCGGACTCCTGTAA
- a CDS encoding ACT domain-containing protein: MRSSRKWDTCVDALAAVIQPVWTLTFAIPHGVLSFIGILSDFQEFVDIGAEEEPFTPSLELRTLSRNGRIAISHSSNSRHSRNLPSNINSKVKGESHQDIKMSAPMQDPGEKSLSKLLATLTTILHPTTFVFATLKDEAHAPPMSEVQLFFRESEGITVITSLYCAKLHNLEYFFPCKMITLNVTSSLEAVGFMAVIATRLATKEMGVNPVSGFYHDHLFVPLGREHEAIETLAELAEEKKREAGL; encoded by the coding sequence ATGAGAAGCAGCCGGAAGTGGGATACATGTGTTGACGCTCTCGCCGCAGTAATTCAACCAGTATGGACCTTGACCTTTGCTATACCACACGGGGTGCTCTCTTTCATAGGCATCCTTTCAGACTTTCAGGAGTTTGTAGACATCGGAGCCGAAGAGGAGCCGTTTACCCCATCGCTTGAACTAAGAACCTTATCTCGGAATGGTCGAATCGCAATTTCACACTCATCCAACTCCCGTCATTCCAGAAACTTGcccagcaacatcaactccAAAGTGAAAGGAGAGAGCCATCAAGATATCAAAATGTCAGCTCCAATGCAGGATCCAGGCGAGAAGTCTCTCTCAAAGTTGCTTGCGACCCTGACCACAATTCTCCACCCCACGACATTTGTCTTCGCGACGCTCAAAGACGAAGCACACGCGCCGCCAATGTCGGAGGTCCAACTCTTCTTTCGCGAATCAGAAGGTATTACAGTCATCACAAGCCTCTATTGCGCCAAGCTACATAATCTGGAGTACTTCTTCCCGTGTAAGATGATTACTCTCAATGTTACTTCGAGTTTGGAGGCGGTGGGGTTCATGGCGGTTATTGCGACGAGGTTAGCGACCAAGGAAATGGGTGTTAATCCAGTTAGTGGATTCTATCATGACCATTTGTTTGTTCCGCTTGGGAGGGAACACGAGGCGATTGAGACGCTGGCCGagttggcggaggagaagaagagggaagCTGGCTTGTAG
- a CDS encoding delta(24(24(1)))-sterol reductase (similar to Aspergillus terreus NIH2624 XP_001211823.1) translates to MAVRARTNGQSSSAAATEKSEKENAVFNDGHSEEFEFGGSLGVLALMIGFPILMWYMWIGAIYYNGKIPLPKDGETLTEFAHHLVNLVYEGAYPTAKAWVIYWVWFVVEMLMYCFMPGVSLQGRPLPHENFKRLPYYCSAYTSFYATLIIVAALHFTKVFPLYTVVDEFGSIMTVAIFSGFINSFIVYFQAIIRNRTHRLTGYPIYDFFMGAELNPRIGILDFKMFYEVRIPWFILFFISCGTAAKQYETYGYVSAEVLFLVMAHYLYVNACAKGEELITSSWDMYFEKLGFMLTFWNMAGVPFSYCHCAIYLANHHPSEYRWNRYALVGLVVVYLFMYWMWDTSNSQKNGFRQMERQGKLTKRNTFPQLPWQIVKNPRTLETQAGERILVDGWFGIIRKPNYVPDMFFSFSWGLITGFKSPFPWFYSVFFMVMIIHRAMRDIERCRRKYGDAWTQYEKEVPYLFIPYII, encoded by the exons ATGGCTGTACGCGCCCGAACGAACGGCCAGTCCAGCAGCGCCGCGGCCACTGAGAAATCCGAAAAGGAGAATGCGGTCTTCAATGATGGCCACTCCGAAGAATTCGAATTTGGCGGCTCTCTTGGTGTCCTCGCCTTGATGATTGGGTTTCCTATCCTCATGTGGTACATGTGGATTGGAGCAATCTATTACAACGGCAAAATCCCATTGCCCAAGGACGGCGAGACTTTGACCGAATTCGCGCACCATCTAGTCAACTTGGTGTATGAAGGTGCTTATCCAACCGCCAAGGCCTGGGTAATCTACTGGGTATGGTTCGTTGTTGAGATGCTCATGTACTGCTTCATGCCTGGTGTGTCCTTGCAGGGCCGTCCATTGCCTCATGAAAACTTCAAACGCTTACCGTACTATTGCTCGGCCTACACCAGCTTCTACGCCACCCTGATCATTGTTGCCGCTCTGCATTTTACTAAGGTTTTCCCCCTGTACACCGTTGTGGACGAGTTTGGCTCAATCATGACGGTGGCAATTTTCTCTGGCTtcatcaacagcttcattgtATATTTCCAAGCCATCATTCGCAACCGCACACATCGCCTTACCGGATACCCCATCTACGACTTCTTCATGGGCGCAGAGCTGAATCCCCGTATTGGTATTCTTGACTTCAAGATGTTTTATGAAGTTCGCATTCCGTGGttcatcttgttcttcattTCATGTGGCACCGCGGCAAAGCAGTATGAGACGTATGGATATGTCTCCGCAGAGGTGCTGTTTTTGGTTATGGCTCATTACTTGTACGTGAATGCATGTGCCAAGGGAGAAGAGTTGATTACGTCTAGTTG GGACATGTACTTTGAGAAGCTCGGATTTATGCTCACATTCTGGAACATGGCGGGCGTCCCCTTCAGCTATTGCCACTGCGCAATTTACCttgccaaccaccacccttCCGAATATCGCTGGAATCGATACGCTCTAGTCGGGCTAGTCGTTGTCTACCTCTTCATGTACTGGATGTGGGATACATCCAATAGCCAGAAGAATGGATTCCGTCAGATGGAGCGCCAAGGCAAGCTCACCAAGCGCAACACGTTCCCCCAACTGCCGTGGCAGATTGTCAAGAACCCCCGTACTCTGGAGACGCAGGCTGGGGAGCGCATCTTGGTAGATGGATGGTTCGGTATCATCAGAAAGCCAAACTATGTACCCGACATGttcttttcattttcatGGGGCTTGATCACGGGCTTCAA GAGTCCATTCCCGTGGTTCTACTCGGTATTTTTCATGGTCATGATCATTCACCGTGCCATGAGAGACATTGAGCGTTGCCGTCGAAAGTATGGCGATGCTTGGACGCAGTATGAGAAGGAGGTCCCATACCTCTTTATCCCT TACATCATTTAA
- a CDS encoding fungal Zn binuclear cluster domain-containing protein (similar to Coccidioides posadasii C735 delta SOWgp XP_003071071.1), giving the protein MGMCSEPIGIEYSQSWDFVTLKGKSQPSETRGGSFLDRLAPSLLPAVLHLHNERENHGEQVCRARLSSLLRVDAADNCTALMKSSEKRRTKCFTGCWTCRMRRVKCDEETPSCRRCRQFGIGCEGYGVRLNWIHLNSSTIFSEDHEDVGDASATKTPRRSLANLGVSSNPRLPSPEIDVALSSIDEWVPEERRRFDQGGFSVFCINSVESGVSNIAPPTPSDSTFRDNANQSIDVERNWTLSPTGFSPSATESRSTVDALPVAQTLLSLCNNDYSSPSTPVYTTIETRRKEPNRPARHLDILSMPSSQKRLIHHWVTFTSRKLVLIDEAHNPCRIMMLPMALKGLMSSSEESNSNVAIFHALCATAASNLYELGGRTNDEDRVLALGHEQQAISHLRNNLAQADNHQDQSFAMAIMACIMADAVSGTTQRWRTHVTGGLAYLAKLHARGLDETVVAAFQRHMVSMAILCEIPVPDDLKDFLEDESTSQGLEFTFPYYGVSRSFLRAYDRMNSLGEAVNNPTPELERELDAFQLQQYLNFPTMPPQELLAPSQTHGVVLHHTAKVFYYAGLVFFQRSIRREALDLVQSLVELGIQELESIERAGKGELGCMMLWPVVVLGAECAKSAMQSRMQAWFKNQRKLGFRNSVVLQEMIESIWTARKAAAGGGRHVDWRDIIVLPQFDVFRL; this is encoded by the exons ATGGGAATGTGTAGCGAACCAATCGGCATCGAATACTCTCAGTCTTGGGATTTCGTCACATTGAAAGGGAAATCACAACCGAGCGAGACAAGAGGTGGGTCGTTCCTGGACCGGTTAGCGCCCTCGCTCCTTCCTGCCGTTCTGCATTTGCACAACGAGAGGGAAAATCACGGCGAGCAGGTTTGCCGTGCACGACTTTCATCCCTCCTCCGGGTCGATGCTGCTGACAACTGCACAGCACTTATGAAATCGTCAGAGAAACGCCGCACGAAATGCTTCACAGGCTGCTGGACCTGTCGTATGCGCCGTGTGAAATGCGATGA GGAAACGCCGTCCTGCAGACGATGTCGACAGTTTGGGATTGGCTGCGAAGGATATGGCGTACGGTTAAACTGGATTCATCTCAACTCATCGACCATTTTTAGCGAGGACCACGAGGACGTCGGCGATGCTTCAGCGACGAAGACGCCTCGGCGTTCGTTGGCCAATTTAGGTGTCTCGTCTAATCCGCGGCTGCCTTCTCCCGAAATTGACGTGGCCCTTTCAAGCATCGACGAATGGGTTCCCGAAGAAAGGAGACGATTTGACCAAGGAGGTTTCTCTGTGTTTTGCATCAATTCTGTTGAATCCGGCGTGTCCAATATCGCccctccaacgccatcagaCTCAACGTTTCGGGACAATGCAAATCAATCCATTGATGTAGAAAGAAATTGGACTCTATCACCGACTGGATTCAGCCCGTCAGCGACCGAAAGCCGCAGTACAGTCGATGCTCTTCCCGTGGCGCAAACACTGCTAAGTCTCTGCAACAATGACTACAGTTCGCCTTCAACGCCAGTCTACACGACCATCGAAACACGCCGAAAAGAACCCAACAGGCCAGCCCGCCATCTAGACATTCTCTCTATGCCATCCAGCCAGAAAAGGCTCATCCATCACTGGGTGACTTTCACTAGCCGTAAACTCGTCCTTATTGACGAGGCACATAACCCCTGTCGAATCATGATGCTTCCTATGGCTCTCAAGGGCCTAATGTCAAGTTCGGAAGAGTCGAATTCCAATGTTGCCATATTTCATGCCTTGTGTGCTACCGCCGCGAGCAACCTCTACGAACTTGGTGGGAGAACCAACGACGAAGATCGTGTCCTTGCTCTGGGCCATGAACAGCAAGCCATCAGTCATTTACGAAACAACCTCGCCCAAGCAGACAATCATCAAGATCAATCgttcgccatggccattATGGCATGTATTATGGCGGATGCCGTGTCTGGAACCACTCAACGATGGCGGACGCACGTCACTGGTGGGCTGGCGTATCTCGCAAAACTCCACGCCCGAGGATTAGATGAGACCGTTGTGGCTGCGTTCCAAAGGCATATGGTCTCTATGGCGATTTTATGCGAGATTCCCGTTCCTGATGACCTGAAAGACTTTCTGGAAGACGAAAGTACCTCCCAAGGTCTAGAGTTTACCTTTCCATACTACGGGGTGTCGAGATCATTCTTAAGAGCGTATGATCGCATGAATTCTCTAGGCGAAGCAGTGAATAACCCAACACCAGAGCTTGAACGGGAACTGGACGCATTCCAGCTACAGCAGTATCTCAATTTCCCTACCATGCCGCCACAGGAGCTACTGGCGCCTAGCCAAACCCATGGGGTGGTGCTTCACCACACAGCCAAGGTCTTTTATTATGCAGGGCTGGTTTTCTTCCAGCGTAGTATACGTCGCGAGGCGTTAGATTTGGTTCAGTCCCTCGTTGAGCTTGGAATACAAGAACTGGAGTCGATTGAGAGGGCGGGTAAAGGCGAGCTAGGTTGCATGATGTTGTGGCCTGTGGTGGTACTAGGTGCAGAGTGTGCCAAGAGTGCAATGCAAAGTAGAATGCAGGCATGGTTCAAGAATCAGCGCAAGCTCGGGTTTAGGAACTCCGTAGTGTTGCAAGAGATGATTGAATCGATTTGGACGGCGAGAAAGGCTGCGGCCGGGGGTGGAAGACACGTGGACTGGCGTGATATTATTGTATTGCCACAGTTTGATGTATTTAGACTATAG
- a CDS encoding amidohydrolase family protein (similar to Aspergillus niger CBS 513.88 XP_001394148.1): MSLLLTGGTVLIHDDQDKISPIRADVLISSGRIVKIAPEISTPNGGEVIDCTDKIISPGFVDTHHHVWQTALKGLFGNAPFFPYMATMTAAGMVFTPEDVFWGNLAGSMEAIDAGTTTTLDHAHLNWSEDHSKSAIAGSITSGIRSIFAYTPVLTLKETQPHIKFASELMPNWVMEALERLSTSKSLTSSDSRVQLGFGFDFYFLPQQIVQGIFAKVKSLGVKIITSHFVRQFDHGEGLVSKLKSYGLLDKGIVLSHAGVATAEDAKLLHEAKVYVSATPNTELAMAVGPPVPFRQDLPLMDEVCSLGIDCHSATSGSLVNEMRFALQVARGHDSAAHLKDGQIPRKIYHATADVFNMGTIQGARALCLEHEIGSMKEGKKADLVVFDALSPAMIGVAQQDPVSAIVLHSSIGDVNTVIVDGRVRKRAGKLLPVRAAEWRGEEIDDNGSDITWADVCKQVLGTQKRFLDKMDELNIEGIEASLRQMYVARWSSEAYTKH, from the exons ATGTCTCTACTCTTAACAGGCGGCACAGTTCTCATCCACGATGATCAAGACAAGATATCACCTATCCGCGCTGATGTGCTCATCAGTAGCGGTAGGATCGTCAAAATTGCGCCCGAAATTTCGACTCCCAACGGCGGTGAAGTGATTGACTGTACTGACAAGATCATCTCACCTGGTTTTGTCGATACgcatcatcatgtttggCAGACGGCATTGAAGGGTCTATTTGGCAATGCCCCTTTCTTCCCTTACATGGCTACCA TGACCGCTGCTGGAATGGTATTCACCCCCGAGGATGTGTTCTGGGGCAACCTCGCGGGGAGCATGGAGGCCATTGACGCTGGGACAACGACCACCTTGGACCATGCTCATTTGAACTGGTCTGAGGATCACA GCAAGTCGGCCATTGCGGGGAGTATTACCTCTGGCATCCGCTCAATATTCGCTTATACCCCAGTCCTCACACTCAAAGAAACCCAGCCACACATCAAATTCGCATCTGAATTAATGCCAAACTGGGTCATGGAAGCACTTGAGCGACTATCTACATCCAAATCACTCACAAGCTCAGACTCCCGCGTCCAGCTAGGCTTCGGCTTCGACTTCTACTTCCTACCCCAGCAAATCGTCCAAGGCATCTTCGCCAAAGTGAAATCCCTAGGCGTCAAGATCATCACATCCCACTTCGTCCGACAATTTGACCACGGCGAAGGTCTCGTATCTAAACTCAAGTCCTACGGACTTCTTGACAAGGGCATCGTCCTTTCCCACGCTGGCGTTGCCACAGCCGAAGACGCAAAGCTGCTTCATGAAGCGAAAGTGTATGTTTCTGCGACGCCCAACACCGAACTAGCAATGGCAGTTGGGCCGCCTGTACCATTTCGCCAGGATCTCCCTCTTATGGATGAGGTTTGCTCGCTGGGAATTGACTGCCATTCAGCTACCAGTGGCAGCTTGGTGAATGAGATGCGGTTCGCTTTACAGGTTGCAAGAGGGCATGACAGTGCGGCGCACTTGAAGGATGGACAGATTCCAAGAAAGATATATCATGCGACGGCGGATGTATTCAACATGGGTACCATTCAGGGAGCGCGTGCTTTATGCTTGGAGCACGAAATTGGGAGCATGAAGGAAGGTAAGAAGGCGGACTTGGTCGTGTTCGATGCTCTAAGCCCTGCTATGATTGGCGTTGCGCAACAGGATCCCGTGTCTGCTATAGTGCTGCACTCTAGCATTGGGGATGTGAATACTGTGATTGTGGATGGGCGAGTGAGGAAGAGAGCCGGAAAGTTGCTGCCTGTTAGGGCGGCAGAGTGGCGAGGTGAGGAAATTGATGACAATGGCAGTGATATTACTTGGGCGGATGTCTGTAAACAGGTTCTTGGGACTCAAAAGAGGTttttggacaagatggacgaGTTGAATATTGAGGGTATAGAGGCTAGTCTGCGGCAGATGTATG TTGCGAGGTGGTCCTCGGAAGCGTATACCAAGCACTAA